Proteins encoded in a region of the Schaalia hyovaginalis genome:
- the obgE gene encoding GTPase ObgE, which yields MADFVDRVTIHASGGNGGNGVASIKREKFKPLAGPDGGDGGNGGSVILEVDPQTTTLLTYHRSPHQRAQSGTPGMGDFRQGKNGRDIVLPVPDGTVVKSTSGELLADLTGEGARFVVAEGGKGGLGNAALASKARKAPGFALLGEPGEERDVVLELKSVADVALVGFPSAGKSSIIAAMSAARPKIADYPFTTLIPNLGVVQAGQTRYTMADVPGLIPGASAGKGLGLDFLRHIERCGVVVHVLDTAAYESEREPVADLKTIEAELAAYQGDLGEIEGYVPLMDRPRVIVLNKVDVPDGRDLAEITRPELEEFGWPIHEVSAVTHEGLKELSFTLARLVLEHRASLPEREAARPVIRPKAVGSRDEITVRQTRKDGEEVFQVRGHKPERWVLQTDFTNDEAIGYLADRLAAAGVEDALIKAGAVAGDTVVIGDLDGGIVFDFEPTLTTGPELLGQRGTDLRLDQSSRPTRKEKREVYHQVMDAKAAAREELWTERRQGVWTDPDDAPRSGK from the coding sequence ATGGCAGACTTCGTCGATCGCGTGACGATTCACGCCTCCGGCGGCAACGGCGGGAACGGCGTTGCCTCCATCAAGCGCGAGAAGTTCAAGCCGCTCGCCGGTCCTGACGGCGGTGACGGCGGCAACGGCGGTTCGGTGATCCTCGAGGTCGACCCTCAGACGACGACGCTGCTCACCTACCATCGTTCGCCTCACCAGCGCGCCCAGTCGGGCACGCCCGGCATGGGCGACTTCCGTCAGGGGAAGAACGGCCGGGACATCGTCCTGCCGGTTCCCGATGGCACCGTCGTGAAATCGACCTCGGGCGAGCTCCTGGCGGATCTGACGGGCGAGGGCGCGCGCTTCGTCGTCGCCGAGGGGGGCAAGGGCGGACTGGGCAATGCGGCGCTCGCCTCCAAGGCGCGCAAGGCCCCCGGTTTCGCGCTGCTCGGCGAGCCCGGTGAGGAGCGCGATGTCGTCCTCGAGCTGAAGTCGGTCGCGGATGTCGCGCTGGTGGGCTTCCCCTCGGCGGGCAAGTCCTCGATCATCGCGGCGATGTCCGCTGCGCGTCCGAAGATCGCCGACTACCCCTTCACGACCCTCATCCCCAACCTCGGGGTCGTTCAGGCGGGGCAGACCCGCTACACGATGGCCGACGTCCCCGGATTGATCCCGGGGGCATCCGCGGGCAAGGGCCTGGGCCTGGACTTCCTGCGCCATATCGAGCGCTGCGGCGTCGTCGTCCACGTCCTCGACACCGCGGCGTACGAGTCGGAGCGCGAGCCCGTCGCGGACTTGAAGACCATCGAGGCGGAGCTCGCCGCCTATCAGGGGGACCTGGGTGAGATCGAGGGTTACGTGCCCCTCATGGACCGCCCCCGCGTCATCGTCCTCAACAAGGTCGACGTGCCCGACGGGCGCGACCTCGCCGAGATCACGCGCCCGGAGCTGGAGGAGTTCGGCTGGCCGATCCATGAGGTGTCGGCCGTGACGCACGAGGGCCTGAAGGAGCTCTCCTTCACGCTCGCGCGCCTCGTCCTCGAGCATCGCGCGAGCCTTCCCGAGCGCGAGGCGGCGCGGCCGGTCATCCGCCCGAAGGCCGTGGGTTCTCGCGATGAGATCACGGTCCGTCAGACCCGCAAGGACGGCGAGGAGGTCTTCCAGGTCCGCGGTCACAAGCCGGAGCGCTGGGTGCTGCAGACCGACTTCACGAACGACGAGGCCATCGGCTACCTGGCCGACCGTCTCGCCGCCGCCGGAGTCGAGGACGCCCTCATCAAGGCGGGCGCCGTCGCGGGAGACACGGTCGTCATCGGCGACCTCGACGGCGGCATCGTCTTCGACTTCGAGCCGACGCTCACGACCGGCCCGGAGCTCCTGGGCCAGCGCGGGACGGACCTGCGCCTCGACCAGTCGAGCCGTCCGACCCGCAAGGAGAAGCGCGAGGTATACCACCAGGTCATGGATGCGAAGGCCGCGGCCCGTGAGGAGCTGTGGACCGAACGCCGCCAGGGCGTGTGGACGGACCCCGATGACGCGCCGAGGAGCGGGAAGTGA
- the proB gene encoding glutamate 5-kinase has protein sequence MSDSEHPRLDRAGRIVIKIGSSSLTRDDGGLDLNRIDSVARLVAKWRTEGRQTVIVSSGAVAAGLDPLGFAGRPRDLASVQAAAAMGQGLLVARWTSAFQAHHLDVAQLLLTTEDVMRRDHYTNVRACLDKLLGLGVVPIINENDAVTTRELRFGDNDRLASYVAQMVVADALVLLTDVDGLYSAPPSHPGARLIDEVRSTDELHAVLVTGAGSKIGSGGMVTKVQAATMAASSGIGVVLTSADRLAQVLAGEKVGTWFAPSAVRPASRRLWIAHAAPSRGEIVVDEGAALAITRGKKSLLAAGVARVLGHFESGDVVEIAGPAGLLARGIVSYDSDTIAEMAGSTAEDLRLAGWDHPKPVVHRDDLAPLL, from the coding sequence GTGAGCGATTCGGAACATCCCCGCCTCGACCGGGCGGGCAGGATCGTCATCAAGATCGGCTCCTCGTCGCTGACCAGGGACGACGGGGGCCTCGATCTCAACCGGATCGATTCTGTGGCGCGGCTGGTCGCGAAGTGGCGGACCGAGGGGAGGCAGACGGTCATCGTCTCCTCGGGCGCGGTGGCCGCGGGGCTCGATCCCCTCGGATTCGCCGGCCGGCCGCGCGATTTGGCGAGCGTTCAGGCGGCGGCCGCGATGGGGCAGGGGCTGCTCGTGGCCCGTTGGACTTCGGCCTTCCAGGCGCACCATCTCGATGTCGCGCAGCTGCTCCTGACGACCGAGGACGTGATGCGCCGGGATCATTACACGAACGTGCGGGCCTGTTTGGACAAGCTGCTCGGCCTGGGGGTCGTCCCGATCATCAATGAGAACGACGCGGTGACGACCCGTGAGCTCCGCTTCGGCGACAACGATCGTCTCGCCTCCTACGTCGCACAGATGGTGGTCGCGGACGCGCTGGTCCTGCTCACGGATGTCGACGGCCTGTATTCGGCGCCTCCGAGCCATCCCGGGGCCCGTCTCATCGACGAGGTCCGTTCGACGGATGAGCTGCACGCGGTGCTCGTCACGGGGGCGGGTTCGAAGATCGGTTCGGGCGGCATGGTGACGAAGGTGCAGGCCGCGACGATGGCGGCCTCATCGGGCATCGGGGTGGTGCTCACCTCTGCCGATCGTCTCGCGCAGGTTCTCGCGGGTGAGAAGGTCGGCACGTGGTTCGCGCCCTCCGCTGTGCGTCCGGCGTCGAGGCGCCTGTGGATCGCGCACGCGGCCCCCTCCCGAGGCGAGATCGTCGTCGACGAGGGCGCGGCCCTTGCGATCACGCGGGGGAAGAAGTCCCTGCTCGCCGCGGGCGTCGCGCGCGTGCTCGGGCACTTCGAGTCCGGCGACGTCGTGGAGATCGCGGGGCCGGCGGGGCTGCTCGCCCGGGGCATCGTCTCCTACGATTCGGACACGATCGCCGAGATGGCGGGCTCAACGGCCGAGGATCTGCGCTTGGCCGGTTGGGATCATCCCAAGCCGGTCGTGCATCGCGACGATCTCGCCCCGCTCCTCTGA
- a CDS encoding glutamate-5-semialdehyde dehydrogenase — MDDTPDISGRTDAARRAARALATAKTAVKNAALEAIAVAIVERTEEILAANARDLEKGREKGMPEGLLDRLALDGYRIAAIADAVREVKALPDPVGEVMRGMTNELGLRITQVRVPMGVIGMIYEARPNVTIDAAALALKSGNAVILRGGSAAEGSNRAIISVMRDALSSAGLPADLVQTVDDLGRPGATAMMRARGGIDVLIPRGGAGLISAVVRESIVPVIETGTGNCHVYVDSGADLEAAERIIMNAKTQRVGVCNAAETLLVHRDEAERFLPGALTRLATAGVTLHLDETSLEIARRDASIDEAMIVPAVEEDWAAEYLSMDLAVRVVDSIDEAIEHIRSYSSGHTEAICTPSLASANRFRTELDSAAIAINASTRFTDGGQLGLGAEIGISTQKLHARGPMGLAELTTSTWIIEGEGTVRP; from the coding sequence ATGGACGATACTCCTGATATCTCCGGGCGCACCGACGCCGCGCGCCGGGCCGCTCGCGCCCTCGCCACTGCGAAGACCGCGGTGAAGAACGCCGCACTCGAAGCGATCGCCGTGGCGATCGTCGAACGCACCGAGGAGATCCTCGCCGCGAACGCCCGGGACCTCGAAAAAGGCCGGGAGAAGGGCATGCCGGAAGGACTGCTCGACCGCTTGGCGCTGGACGGATACCGGATCGCGGCGATCGCCGACGCCGTCCGCGAGGTGAAGGCGCTGCCGGATCCGGTCGGCGAGGTCATGCGCGGCATGACGAATGAGCTCGGTCTGCGCATCACTCAAGTGCGCGTCCCGATGGGTGTCATCGGCATGATCTACGAGGCGCGGCCCAATGTCACGATCGACGCGGCGGCCCTGGCCCTCAAGTCGGGCAACGCCGTGATCCTGCGCGGCGGCAGTGCGGCCGAGGGATCGAACCGAGCGATCATCTCAGTCATGCGGGATGCGCTCTCATCCGCGGGCCTCCCCGCGGACCTCGTGCAGACCGTGGACGACCTCGGCAGGCCCGGCGCGACCGCGATGATGAGGGCCCGGGGCGGCATCGATGTCCTCATCCCCAGGGGAGGGGCGGGGCTCATCTCCGCAGTGGTCCGAGAATCCATCGTCCCCGTGATCGAAACCGGCACGGGCAACTGCCACGTGTACGTCGATTCGGGTGCCGACCTCGAGGCCGCCGAGCGGATCATCATGAACGCCAAGACGCAGCGGGTCGGCGTGTGCAACGCGGCCGAGACGCTGCTCGTCCACCGCGATGAGGCCGAGCGCTTCCTCCCCGGCGCCCTCACGCGTCTTGCGACCGCGGGCGTGACCCTTCACCTCGACGAGACCAGTCTCGAGATCGCCCGAAGGGACGCCTCGATCGATGAGGCCATGATCGTGCCCGCAGTCGAGGAGGACTGGGCCGCGGAGTACCTGTCGATGGACCTGGCGGTCAGGGTCGTCGATTCGATCGACGAGGCGATCGAGCACATCCGGAGCTACTCCTCGGGGCACACCGAGGCGATCTGCACGCCTTCGCTCGCCTCCGCGAATCGTTTCAGGACGGAGCTGGACTCCGCGGCGATCGCGATCAACGCCTCGACGCGTTTCACCGATGGCGGCCAGCTCGGCCTGGGCGCGGAGATCGGGATCTCAACGCAGAAGCTCCACGCGCGCGGCCCGATGGGCCTGGCGGAACTGACCACGTCGACGTGGATCATCGAGGGCGAGGGGACGGTGCGCCCGTGA
- the nadD gene encoding nicotinate-nucleotide adenylyltransferase, with product MGIMGGTFDPIHHGHLVAASEVMEAFHLDQVIFVPTAMQPFKAGRRVTSAEHRYLMTVVATASNPRFTVSRVDIDRGGTTYTIDTLTDLSEEYPEGTDFYFITGADALAQIVQWKDSDRLFEMAHFIGVTRPGHTLDASGLPSASVSLVEVPAMAISSTDCRARVEAGKPVWYLVPDGVVQYINKYDLYKEVD from the coding sequence ATCGGCATCATGGGCGGCACCTTCGATCCGATCCACCACGGTCACCTGGTCGCCGCTTCCGAGGTGATGGAGGCGTTCCATCTGGATCAGGTGATCTTCGTGCCGACGGCCATGCAGCCCTTCAAGGCGGGGCGGCGCGTCACCTCGGCGGAGCACCGCTACCTCATGACGGTCGTGGCCACGGCCTCGAATCCGCGCTTCACGGTGTCGCGCGTCGACATCGACAGGGGCGGCACGACCTACACGATCGACACGCTCACGGACCTGAGCGAGGAGTACCCGGAGGGCACGGACTTCTACTTCATCACGGGCGCGGACGCGCTCGCGCAGATCGTCCAGTGGAAGGATTCGGATCGGCTTTTCGAGATGGCGCATTTCATCGGCGTGACCCGCCCGGGCCACACGCTCGACGCCTCGGGCCTGCCGAGCGCCTCGGTGTCCCTGGTCGAGGTGCCCGCGATGGCGATCTCCTCGACGGATTGCCGTGCGCGCGTCGAGGCGGGCAAGCCGGTGTGGTATCTCGTACCCGACGGGGTCGTTCAATACATCAATAAGTATGATCTGTATAAGGAAGTGGACTGA
- the rsfS gene encoding ribosome silencing factor: protein MLTSDLVDVAAKAAFDKLAQNPVLVNVADRLAIAESFLIASASSERQVRSIGEEILDRVADELGVEPDHIEGRTGNRWILLDYGELVVHVLLDEERDFYRLENLWPDGAVVPLEDPALSDPARERVGA, encoded by the coding sequence GTGTTGACGAGTGATCTGGTGGATGTCGCGGCGAAGGCGGCGTTCGACAAGTTGGCGCAGAACCCGGTGCTCGTGAATGTGGCGGACAGGCTCGCGATCGCGGAGTCCTTCCTCATCGCCTCGGCGTCCTCCGAGCGCCAGGTGCGTTCGATCGGGGAGGAGATCCTCGACCGGGTGGCCGATGAGCTCGGCGTCGAACCGGATCATATCGAGGGGCGCACCGGCAACCGTTGGATCCTGCTCGATTACGGGGAACTCGTCGTCCACGTGCTTCTCGATGAGGAGCGCGACTTCTACCGTTTGGAGAACCTCTGGCCGGACGGGGCGGTCGTGCCCTTGGAGGATCCCGCGCTGAGCGATCCGGCGCGTGAGAGGGTCGGCGCATGA
- a CDS encoding histidine phosphatase family protein yields the protein MSGAFEGVRGASKIVFVRHGQTDFNVQRRFQGIIDHPLNDHGREQARRAGEVLARRIASPSAQVGMNVGAAASGVARIICSPLSRAHETARILAAALCAEGVKAGEPRVDERLIERCYGLFEGLTVDEAIARHEGEVAQWRATGESEAAGVEASDRVGRRIMDAALDAAASAPEGSTLVVVSHGAAISRGLVTFMGLNPLSFDALRGLDNCHWSELACVGGGGSGASGAPAWRLTSHNVGYREDVLGA from the coding sequence ATGAGCGGCGCGTTCGAGGGGGTGCGCGGCGCCTCGAAGATCGTCTTCGTTCGGCACGGGCAGACGGATTTCAATGTGCAGCGCCGTTTTCAGGGGATCATCGATCATCCCCTGAACGATCACGGGCGCGAGCAGGCGCGCAGGGCGGGCGAGGTGCTGGCCAGGCGCATCGCGTCGCCGAGCGCGCAGGTGGGGATGAATGTCGGTGCCGCCGCCTCGGGCGTCGCGCGGATCATCTGCTCCCCGTTATCGAGGGCGCATGAGACTGCTCGGATCCTCGCCGCCGCGCTCTGCGCCGAGGGCGTGAAGGCGGGTGAGCCGAGGGTCGATGAGCGACTCATCGAACGCTGCTACGGCCTTTTCGAGGGCCTCACGGTGGATGAGGCGATCGCGCGACACGAGGGCGAGGTCGCTCAATGGCGTGCGACGGGGGAGTCCGAGGCCGCCGGGGTGGAGGCCTCGGATCGTGTCGGGCGCAGGATCATGGATGCTGCGCTGGATGCGGCCGCGTCTGCGCCCGAGGGGTCGACGCTCGTCGTCGTGTCGCACGGCGCGGCGATCTCGCGCGGGCTTGTCACCTTCATGGGCTTGAATCCTCTGAGCTTCGATGCTCTGCGGGGCCTGGACAACTGCCATTGGTCGGAGCTGGCCTGTGTGGGCGGGGGAGGCTCGGGCGCGTCCGGGGCTCCGGCATGGCGTTTGACCTCGCACAATGTCGGCTATCGCGAGGACGTGCTCGGAGCGTGA
- a CDS encoding family 43 glycosylhydrolase: MRRRTLLVHQGITQVEFDPATGKELTKQKRLWSGTGGMFPEAPHLYRIGDYWYLMIAEGGTERGHSVSIARGPRPDGPFTGAPHNPLVTARGTDRPVQNSGHGDLVQLGDGSWGMVLLGTRPRSMTRAFAPIGRETFFTPVTWVDGWPHVEPVRLAERRPAEDLAITFPSEAPSSLH; this comes from the coding sequence ATGAGGAGACGAACACTCCTGGTCCACCAGGGCATCACCCAGGTCGAGTTCGATCCGGCGACGGGCAAGGAGCTCACGAAGCAGAAGCGCCTGTGGTCGGGCACGGGCGGCATGTTCCCCGAGGCGCCGCACCTCTACCGGATCGGCGATTACTGGTATCTCATGATCGCCGAGGGCGGGACCGAGCGCGGGCACTCCGTGTCGATCGCGCGCGGTCCTCGCCCCGACGGGCCCTTCACGGGCGCTCCCCACAACCCTCTCGTGACGGCGAGGGGCACGGATCGTCCCGTCCAGAACTCCGGGCATGGCGACTTGGTCCAGCTCGGCGACGGATCGTGGGGGATGGTCCTCCTCGGCACGCGCCCGCGCTCGATGACCCGGGCCTTCGCCCCGATCGGTCGGGAGACCTTCTTCACTCCGGTGACCTGGGTCGATGGCTGGCCGCATGTTGAGCCGGTGAGGCTCGCCGAGCGCCGTCCGGCCGAGGACCTTGCGATCACCTTCCCGAGCGAGGCCCCCTCCTCGCTCCACTGA
- a CDS encoding YceI family protein, whose protein sequence is MTDFPALSGTWVIDPAHSSFNFTARHAMVTKVRGRFADIAGEIVIDGENPNASSVTATAQAASIDTGNAQRDGHLRTGDFLEAETYPELSFTSTEVEVEGDEVTVTGDLTIKGVTKTFTVELDWEGPAKDHMGNERLGFEGKFEINRTDFGVNFNAALETGGVLVSEKVVITLDVSAVRA, encoded by the coding sequence ATGACCGACTTCCCCGCCCTCTCCGGCACCTGGGTGATCGACCCCGCCCACTCCTCCTTCAACTTCACCGCCCGCCACGCGATGGTCACCAAGGTCCGCGGCAGGTTCGCCGACATTGCCGGCGAGATCGTCATCGACGGCGAGAATCCGAACGCCTCCTCCGTCACCGCGACCGCTCAGGCCGCCTCCATCGACACCGGCAACGCCCAGCGCGACGGCCACCTCCGCACCGGCGACTTCCTCGAGGCCGAGACCTACCCCGAGCTCTCCTTCACCTCGACCGAGGTCGAGGTCGAGGGCGACGAGGTCACCGTCACCGGCGACCTCACCATCAAGGGCGTGACGAAGACCTTCACGGTCGAGCTCGACTGGGAGGGCCCCGCCAAGGACCACATGGGCAACGAGCGCCTCGGCTTCGAGGGCAAGTTCGAGATCAACCGCACCGACTTCGGCGTCAACTTCAACGCCGCGCTCGAGACCGGCGGCGTCCTCGTCTCCGAGAAGGTTGTCATCACCCTCGACGTCTCGGCCGTCCGCGCCTGA
- a CDS encoding asparaginase, whose protein sequence is MRRIVAIGTTGGTISMSSAHPDGPATPTINGEDLAAPLALWADDLEIRSRTLLRVGSPQLRLAHVLEVLSFAESSVDEGACGVVIVQGTDTLEEVAYLLDLLWSRDEPLVVTGAMRASDDAGAEGMGNLLAAVRVASDERMRAIGVLAVLNDEAHLASLVTKVDANALAAFRSASWGPVAKFVEGRVVSAYRPLDRMAPLPLPDKSEPRIPIIMAALDDDGELLRAAISTRPRGIVVSAMGSGHVPVPMADAAEEAVRAGIPVVFASRTGGGTTTRNSYGYPGSEVDLLRRGLIGAGWLDARKSRLLLHLLVAKGASSEKIAAEFTARGRL, encoded by the coding sequence ATGAGGCGGATCGTCGCGATCGGGACGACCGGTGGGACAATCTCCATGTCCTCCGCTCATCCGGACGGTCCGGCGACCCCGACGATCAATGGCGAGGATCTCGCCGCGCCCCTCGCCCTGTGGGCGGACGACCTCGAGATCCGATCGAGGACGCTCCTGCGTGTCGGTTCGCCACAGCTCAGGCTCGCCCATGTCCTTGAGGTCTTGAGTTTCGCCGAGTCCTCGGTGGACGAGGGCGCCTGCGGCGTCGTTATCGTCCAGGGAACCGACACCCTCGAAGAGGTCGCCTACCTCCTCGATCTCCTGTGGTCGAGGGACGAGCCGCTCGTCGTGACGGGCGCGATGCGGGCGAGCGATGATGCGGGGGCTGAGGGCATGGGGAATCTCCTCGCAGCGGTGCGCGTTGCGAGCGATGAGCGGATGCGCGCGATAGGCGTTCTCGCCGTTCTCAATGATGAGGCCCATCTCGCATCGCTCGTGACGAAGGTCGATGCGAATGCGCTCGCGGCATTCCGTTCAGCCTCCTGGGGCCCGGTCGCGAAGTTCGTCGAGGGCCGCGTCGTCTCCGCCTACCGTCCGCTTGATCGGATGGCCCCGCTCCCCCTGCCCGATAAGTCCGAACCGCGGATCCCGATCATTATGGCGGCGCTCGACGATGACGGGGAGCTCCTTCGCGCTGCGATCTCGACCCGCCCGAGGGGCATCGTCGTGTCGGCGATGGGCTCGGGTCATGTGCCCGTCCCGATGGCTGATGCCGCCGAGGAGGCGGTGCGCGCCGGGATCCCCGTCGTCTTCGCCTCGCGCACCGGAGGGGGCACAACCACGCGGAACTCCTACGGGTATCCCGGGTCGGAGGTCGACCTCCTTCGCCGTGGCCTCATCGGCGCGGGGTGGCTCGACGCCCGCAAGTCGCGCCTCCTTCTCCATCTTCTCGTCGCGAAGGGCGCCTCAAGCGAGAAGATCGCCGCGGAGTTCACCGCCCGCGGGCGCCTATGA
- a CDS encoding alpha/beta hydrolase yields MLARSLRLIASLALFAAVVRTASLGASVLLELHPATILWLLVAALIAVLVLFDAALHGSGAPKSAPKRFRLLPSIIVSVLVLVLAGATWWLRPMPATVEVATAEGVSVEETSTEIALNADRGLTRGFIVQPGAKVAPAAYAPILSELASRCECMIVLIKQPLQVGFLAASAPEDIIAAHPEVTNWAIGGHSLGGVVASRSAQEDERIDELILWASYPSEAVTREGLQVASIWGSEDGLATGEKREETAGLLPADATVTVIEGGIHSFFGDYGIQSGDGNATIPREAAQGQIVEATLAALAG; encoded by the coding sequence GTGCTCGCTCGCTCGCTTCGCCTCATCGCCTCGCTCGCGCTCTTCGCGGCGGTCGTGAGGACCGCCTCACTCGGCGCGAGCGTCCTCCTCGAACTCCATCCGGCGACGATCCTCTGGCTCCTCGTCGCTGCGCTCATCGCGGTCCTCGTCCTCTTCGACGCGGCGCTGCACGGGAGCGGCGCGCCGAAGAGCGCCCCGAAGAGGTTCCGCCTCCTCCCCTCGATCATCGTCTCCGTCCTCGTCCTCGTCCTCGCGGGGGCGACCTGGTGGCTGCGCCCGATGCCCGCGACGGTCGAGGTCGCAACCGCCGAGGGCGTCTCGGTCGAGGAGACGTCGACCGAGATCGCCCTCAACGCCGACCGCGGTCTCACCCGCGGCTTCATCGTCCAGCCCGGAGCGAAGGTCGCCCCGGCCGCGTACGCACCGATCCTTTCCGAGCTCGCCTCCCGCTGCGAGTGCATGATCGTCCTCATCAAGCAGCCACTCCAAGTCGGTTTCCTCGCCGCTTCCGCACCCGAGGACATCATCGCCGCCCACCCGGAGGTGACGAACTGGGCGATCGGCGGCCACTCGCTCGGCGGGGTCGTCGCCTCGCGCAGCGCCCAGGAGGATGAACGGATCGACGAGCTCATCCTCTGGGCGTCCTACCCCTCCGAGGCGGTGACGCGCGAGGGCCTTCAGGTCGCCTCGATCTGGGGGAGCGAAGACGGGCTCGCCACGGGGGAGAAGCGAGAGGAGACGGCCGGACTCCTTCCGGCCGACGCAACCGTCACGGTCATCGAGGGCGGCATCCACTCCTTCTTCGGCGACTACGGGATCCAATCCGGAGACGGGAACGCGACGATTCCACGTGAGGCGGCGCAGGGCCAGATCGTCGAGGCGACCCTCGCCGCGCTCGCCGGCTGA
- a CDS encoding alpha-amylase family glycosyl hydrolase produces MQSCEDTIWWHVYTLGACGAPIRSERTPGHRLRRLTDSLDTALDIGASGLLLGPIFQSSTHGYDTSDYFTIDERLGDEEDFSALITACRERGLRLLLDGVFSHVGDRHPLLARALAEGPDSWAGRLLHIDWSGPYPWYFEGHHDLVRFDHSHDETIAYVADIMTHWLARGIDGWRLDAAYSVDPAFWHEVLSRVRARFPQAYILGEVIHGDYPALVEAGTLSTLTQYELWKSIWSSLQSTNFFELDWTLSRHNEFLERFVPQTFIGNHDVTRIASTLGPQGAVAALAILMTVGGTPSIYYGDERAATGVKEERPGGDDAIRPALPLAHEALGPEAAAVLSAHRELIALRRARPWLTRARTIPIELTNERYRYRASSPTDELEVLVDLAGEHPRIQISEGGAVIWSRG; encoded by the coding sequence GTGCAGTCCTGCGAGGACACGATCTGGTGGCATGTCTACACCCTTGGCGCGTGCGGCGCCCCCATTCGCTCCGAGCGCACGCCCGGCCACCGCCTCCGCCGACTCACCGATTCCCTCGACACCGCCCTCGACATCGGCGCGAGCGGCCTCCTCCTCGGACCGATCTTCCAGTCGAGCACCCACGGCTACGACACAAGCGACTACTTCACGATCGACGAGCGCCTCGGCGACGAGGAGGACTTCAGCGCACTCATCACCGCCTGCCGCGAGCGCGGCCTTCGCCTCCTCCTTGACGGGGTCTTCTCCCACGTCGGGGACCGCCACCCCCTCCTCGCCCGCGCCCTCGCCGAAGGCCCGGACTCGTGGGCCGGCCGACTCTTGCACATCGACTGGTCGGGCCCGTACCCGTGGTACTTCGAAGGGCACCATGATCTCGTCCGCTTCGATCACTCCCATGACGAGACGATCGCCTACGTCGCCGACATCATGACGCACTGGCTCGCGCGCGGCATCGACGGCTGGAGGCTCGACGCGGCGTACTCGGTCGACCCGGCGTTCTGGCACGAGGTCCTTTCGCGGGTCCGCGCTCGCTTCCCCCAGGCCTACATCCTCGGCGAGGTCATCCACGGCGACTATCCGGCGCTCGTCGAAGCGGGGACCCTCTCGACGCTCACGCAGTACGAGTTGTGGAAGTCGATCTGGTCCTCCCTCCAGTCGACGAACTTCTTCGAGCTCGACTGGACCTTGAGCCGTCACAACGAGTTCCTCGAGCGTTTCGTCCCGCAGACCTTCATCGGCAATCACGATGTCACGCGCATCGCGTCAACCCTCGGGCCGCAGGGGGCTGTCGCCGCCCTCGCGATCCTCATGACGGTGGGAGGCACGCCTTCGATCTACTACGGGGACGAGCGCGCAGCGACCGGAGTCAAAGAGGAGCGCCCCGGCGGTGACGACGCGATCCGGCCTGCCCTTCCCCTGGCTCACGAGGCCCTCGGGCCCGAAGCTGCCGCAGTCCTGTCCGCCCACCGCGAACTCATCGCCCTGCGCCGAGCGCGCCCCTGGCTCACGAGGGCGAGGACGATCCCGATCGAGCTGACAAACGAGCGCTACCGCTACCGGGCCTCCTCCCCCACCGACGAGCTCGAGGTCCTTGTCGACCTCGCCGGGGAGCATCCGCGCATCCAAATCAGCGAGGGCGGGGCCGTCATCTGGTCGCGCGGCTGA
- a CDS encoding TetR/AcrR family transcriptional regulator has product MSRTDRTPRRRLDPDARRSALLAAATAAFAAQPYDAVTLAAIAKDAGASPALLYRYFEGKDALYAAVLTQTFDRLAERHDAEIDALDDNTPARDAVARLIHVYLDAVKANPTALLGPRHSGGAEPAAAAHVRAQARTAGVDRLATVLAPATSRRHDIAILGALGFIEAAALTWVEDGCPESDRWPIVEAALGALEGALGDWAA; this is encoded by the coding sequence ATGTCGCGCACCGATCGCACCCCGAGACGGCGCCTCGACCCCGACGCCAGGCGCAGCGCCCTCCTCGCCGCGGCCACGGCGGCCTTCGCCGCACAGCCCTACGATGCCGTCACCCTCGCCGCCATCGCGAAGGACGCCGGAGCCTCCCCCGCACTCCTCTACCGCTACTTCGAGGGGAAAGACGCCCTCTACGCTGCCGTCCTCACCCAGACCTTCGACCGGCTCGCCGAGCGCCACGACGCCGAAATCGACGCCCTCGACGACAACACGCCCGCGCGCGACGCCGTCGCACGCCTCATCCACGTGTACCTCGACGCCGTCAAAGCAAACCCCACCGCACTCCTTGGGCCACGGCATTCCGGCGGCGCTGAACCCGCCGCAGCCGCCCACGTTCGTGCCCAGGCGCGCACGGCCGGCGTTGACCGCCTCGCCACCGTCCTCGCCCCCGCCACAAGCCGCAGGCACGACATCGCCATCCTCGGCGCCCTCGGCTTCATCGAAGCCGCAGCACTCACCTGGGTCGAGGACGGCTGCCCCGAATCCGACCGCTGGCCAATCGTCGAGGCCGCGCTCGGCGCCCTCGAAGGAGCCCTCGGAGACTGGGCGGCATGA